Proteins encoded in a region of the candidate division Zixibacteria bacterium HGW-Zixibacteria-1 genome:
- a CDS encoding secondary thiamine-phosphate synthase enzyme, which yields MKSHTEYLTFNTRKRRQYINITDKVAAALQKSGIAEGLVMVGAMHITAGVYINDAESGLIADIDDWLQKLAPDGVDYRHHRTGEDNGDAHLKNLLLGHQVLIPVTKGELDFGPWQQVYYAEFDGRRNKRVIIKIIGE from the coding sequence GTGAAAAGTCATACCGAATATCTGACTTTCAATACCCGCAAGCGGCGGCAATACATCAATATCACCGATAAAGTCGCGGCGGCTCTGCAGAAAAGCGGCATCGCCGAGGGGTTGGTTATGGTCGGGGCGATGCATATCACCGCCGGCGTATATATCAATGATGCCGAAAGCGGGCTGATCGCCGACATCGATGACTGGCTTCAGAAACTGGCCCCCGATGGTGTCGATTACCGGCATCACCGGACCGGCGAGGACAACGGCGACGCCCACCTCAAAAATCTCCTGCTCGGTCATCAGGTGCTGATTCCGGTCACAAAGGGAGAACTCGATTTCGGACCCTGGCAGCAGGTTTACTACGCAGAGTTCGACGGCCGCCGCAACAAACGGGTGATAATCAAAATCATCGGTGAATGA
- a CDS encoding cystathionine beta-synthase: MNYKNNILDLIGKTPLVSVNNGIESGGPLILLKLEFLNPGGSVKDRMAAYILKKAMDEGRLKPGDTIIDNTSGNTGVAMAMVASILGLKAVLTTPEKTSKEKVDFMKSFGAEVIITRSDAAHEDPDGCYMMAINLARENGYFHMNQYHNQDNVEAHYLSTGPEIWEDTNHKVTHFIAGIGTGGTFSGTAKFLKEKNPAVRAIAVDPVGSIFADYIKSRQVGASEAYKVEGIGSDCITEALHPHLVDEVVSVSDADAFETARRLSREEGISVGGSTGAAVWAARRIGRDLDDRAVMVVIAPDSGSKYLSKCFNDIWMKEQGFLTDKSENKKLEV; this comes from the coding sequence ATGAATTATAAAAATAATATTCTGGATTTGATCGGCAAGACACCGCTGGTGTCGGTAAACAATGGAATTGAGAGCGGCGGCCCGCTGATCCTTCTCAAATTGGAATTTCTCAATCCGGGCGGCTCTGTCAAGGATCGGATGGCGGCCTATATTTTGAAGAAAGCCATGGATGAGGGCCGTCTCAAACCGGGCGATACCATTATTGATAATACTTCGGGCAATACCGGGGTGGCTATGGCGATGGTGGCATCGATACTCGGCCTCAAGGCGGTTTTGACGACCCCCGAAAAAACAAGCAAGGAAAAAGTTGATTTTATGAAATCATTCGGCGCCGAAGTGATCATCACCCGCTCCGATGCGGCCCATGAAGATCCCGACGGCTGCTATATGATGGCTATAAATCTTGCGCGCGAAAATGGCTACTTTCACATGAACCAGTACCATAATCAGGACAATGTCGAGGCGCATTACCTGAGCACCGGTCCGGAAATCTGGGAAGACACCAATCATAAGGTAACCCATTTTATCGCCGGTATCGGAACCGGCGGAACCTTTTCGGGTACGGCCAAATTTTTGAAGGAGAAAAATCCGGCCGTCAGAGCGATTGCGGTCGACCCGGTGGGGTCAATTTTTGCGGATTATATAAAGAGCCGACAGGTCGGTGCTTCAGAAGCTTACAAAGTCGAGGGAATCGGTTCGGACTGTATTACCGAGGCGCTTCATCCGCACCTGGTTGATGAGGTCGTATCTGTATCGGATGCCGATGCTTTCGAGACGGCCCGGAGACTTTCGCGCGAAGAGGGCATCTCGGTCGGCGGCTCAACCGGGGCGGCTGTCTGGGCGGCCCGGCGGATCGGACGCGATCTGGACGATAGGGCGGTCATGGTTGTTATCGCGCCTGATTCGGGATCAAAATATTTGAGCAAATGTTTTAATGATATCTGGATGAAGGAGCAGGGCTTTTTGACGGACAAGTCCGAGAATAAGAAGCTGGAGGTCTGA